The following coding sequences lie in one Microvirga sp. 17 mud 1-3 genomic window:
- a CDS encoding calcium-binding protein, whose translation MATIIGSPTLRTLLGTDFSDLMFGDTIGTLTVRYASNNWIYGYGGNDRIYGDAKTITGLGRGGNDRIYGGIGNDAIYGDAHNLLGSARGGNDFIRGNNDQRDTIYGDAYVIKNSARGGTDTIYGDNGNDTINGDAWLMRDTARGGNDKLYGGNGRDTINGDAVRMEGQSIGGNDYLSGGALADELRGDAYLMDGYARGGNDRLYSGSTIFPGDRLYGDAVIMRDHSAGGNDLVDTRLSASASAYGDARTMSGFARGGHDIVYVSTLSGAAIGDADTMSDVTVGGNDRIYSISEGNSNLFGDARLMTGTAAGGNDALYGGARGDTMYGDAFTGFGSGVHGGNDVLYGGAGGDTLFGDFANGGLDYGDLARNLQSITAVGGNDTLVGGAGYDRLIGGGGADLFVFAQGDGIDTIVDFSSAEGDKIDLRAYGFAGFANLTIQNNSAGAAEIMLAPDARITLTNITASQLSASIFYL comes from the coding sequence ATGGCTACCATCATTGGCTCACCGACCCTACGCACCCTGCTGGGCACCGATTTTTCCGACCTGATGTTCGGCGATACCATCGGCACCCTGACCGTCCGCTATGCTAGCAACAATTGGATCTACGGCTATGGTGGCAACGACCGGATCTACGGCGATGCCAAGACCATTACCGGTTTAGGCCGCGGGGGCAATGACAGGATCTATGGCGGCATCGGCAACGATGCCATCTACGGCGACGCACACAATCTCTTGGGCTCCGCCCGCGGCGGCAACGACTTCATCCGCGGCAACAACGACCAGCGCGACACGATCTATGGCGACGCCTACGTCATAAAGAACTCCGCCCGAGGCGGGACTGACACTATCTACGGCGATAATGGCAACGACACCATCAACGGCGACGCCTGGCTCATGCGCGACACCGCCCGCGGTGGCAACGACAAGCTCTATGGCGGCAATGGGCGGGACACCATCAACGGCGATGCCGTGCGCATGGAAGGCCAGTCCATTGGCGGCAATGACTATCTGAGTGGAGGGGCTCTAGCCGATGAGCTGCGCGGGGATGCGTATCTCATGGACGGTTATGCCCGCGGCGGCAACGACAGGCTCTACTCCGGTTCCACGATTTTCCCTGGAGACAGACTCTACGGCGATGCCGTCATTATGCGTGACCACTCTGCGGGTGGCAATGATCTGGTGGACACCCGTCTGAGCGCCTCCGCTTCAGCCTATGGCGACGCTCGGACGATGAGCGGCTTTGCCCGTGGCGGCCATGATATCGTTTATGTATCCACTTTGAGCGGCGCGGCGATTGGCGACGCCGACACCATGTCCGACGTCACAGTGGGCGGGAATGACCGGATCTATTCAATTAGCGAAGGCAACAGTAACCTCTTCGGTGATGCCCGGCTGATGACAGGGACTGCGGCGGGTGGCAATGATGCCCTCTACGGCGGCGCGAGGGGCGACACGATGTACGGCGATGCCTTTACAGGCTTCGGTAGCGGCGTCCATGGAGGTAATGATGTCCTATACGGTGGCGCGGGTGGTGACACCTTGTTTGGCGATTTCGCGAATGGGGGACTGGACTACGGCGACCTAGCCAGGAACCTCCAGAGCATCACGGCTGTGGGCGGCAATGACACCCTGGTGGGTGGAGCGGGCTATGACAGGCTCATTGGCGGTGGCGGAGCCGATCTCTTCGTCTTTGCCCAGGGTGATGGCATCGATACGATTGTCGACTTCTCGTCGGCTGAGGGCGACAAGATTGACTTAAGGGCCTACGGCTTTGCGGGCTTCGCCAACCTCACCATTCAGAACAATTCTGCTGGTGCCGCCGAGATCATGCTGGCGCCCGACGCCAGAATCACACTGACCAACATCACCGCCTCGCAGCTTTCGGCATCCATCTTCTATCTCTAA
- a CDS encoding aspartate aminotransferase family protein yields the protein MSEGHGTDTSLLKRLFEEVASEAFHFRNGIRERPQRPTHLYPDALAAFDAPVPETGTPADDVIRDLVERASPGLHATTGPRFFGWVIGGSHPVGVAADWLTSAWGQNAGNHTASPSAAAAETISARWLLDLLDLPRDASVGFVTGATVANFVCLAAARGEVLRRIGWDVERDGLFGAPPIHVLIGDEAHTTVFSALQFLGLGHDRVVRIATDDQGRMKPEAFGRALAQCQGPTIVITQAGQINTGAFDDHAGIVPQARAHGAWIHVDGAFGLWARACPARAPLASQIDGADSWATDGHKWLQTPYDCGYAIVRHADAHRRAMTSAASYLPGADAGERDPSHYVPELSRRARGFATWAMLRHLGRDGIAAMVESHCALAQHMAERLSKEPGIRVINDVVLNQVIVRFGADEPDATGDDLTLQTIRRIQDDAILFAGGAKWKGMWVMRLSVISGATTIADIDRSADAIVGAWRAIR from the coding sequence ATGAGCGAGGGGCATGGGACTGACACGAGCCTTCTGAAGCGTCTGTTCGAGGAAGTGGCGTCTGAGGCCTTTCACTTCCGCAATGGCATCAGAGAGCGTCCGCAGCGGCCAACTCATCTCTATCCGGACGCCCTAGCGGCTTTTGACGCGCCAGTGCCCGAGACCGGCACACCAGCCGACGATGTGATCCGCGACCTTGTGGAGCGGGCATCGCCTGGGCTCCATGCCACGACGGGCCCGCGCTTCTTCGGGTGGGTGATCGGGGGCTCTCACCCGGTCGGCGTTGCGGCCGATTGGCTGACCTCGGCGTGGGGGCAGAATGCCGGCAACCACACCGCGTCCCCTTCAGCCGCTGCGGCCGAGACCATCTCCGCCCGTTGGCTGCTCGATCTGCTCGATCTCCCCCGGGACGCCTCCGTCGGCTTCGTCACAGGAGCCACGGTCGCAAACTTCGTCTGCCTTGCGGCAGCCCGTGGAGAGGTGCTGCGCCGGATCGGCTGGGATGTGGAGCGCGACGGGCTCTTCGGCGCGCCTCCCATTCACGTGCTCATCGGCGACGAGGCGCACACGACCGTCTTTTCGGCTCTCCAGTTTCTCGGGCTCGGCCACGACCGTGTGGTGCGGATTGCGACGGACGATCAGGGTCGTATGAAGCCTGAGGCGTTCGGCCGGGCTCTGGCCCAGTGCCAGGGACCGACGATCGTGATCACCCAGGCGGGACAGATCAACACCGGGGCCTTCGACGACCATGCCGGCATCGTGCCGCAAGCCCGTGCTCATGGAGCCTGGATCCATGTGGATGGAGCCTTCGGCCTATGGGCGCGCGCCTGCCCGGCCCGTGCGCCCCTCGCCAGCCAGATCGACGGGGCAGATTCCTGGGCAACGGACGGGCACAAGTGGCTTCAGACCCCTTATGACTGCGGATATGCCATCGTTCGCCATGCGGATGCCCACAGGCGGGCCATGACCAGCGCTGCCAGCTATCTGCCTGGAGCAGACGCGGGCGAGCGCGATCCGTCTCACTATGTCCCCGAGCTATCCCGTCGCGCACGAGGGTTTGCGACCTGGGCCATGCTCCGTCATCTCGGGCGTGACGGGATTGCCGCCATGGTCGAGAGCCACTGCGCGCTGGCACAGCACATGGCCGAGCGCCTGTCGAAGGAGCCTGGGATCCGGGTCATCAATGATGTGGTGCTCAATCAGGTGATCGTCCGGTTCGGTGCGGATGAGCCAGACGCTACAGGGGACGATCTGACACTTCAGACCATCCGCCGCATCCAGGATGATGCGATTCTCTTTGCCGGGGGAGCGAAGTGGAAGGGCATGTGGGTGATGCGACTGTCGGTCATCTCAGGCGCGACGACGATCGCCGATATCGACCGCTCGGCTGACGCGATTGTGGGCGCGTGGCGCGCCATTCGCTAA
- a CDS encoding RNA pyrophosphohydrolase, which translates to MRGARGLQARTELPYRACVGVMLLNRQGRVFIGRRRSDGGGDQVSDGYAWQMPQGGIDPGEEPLQAALRELYEETSVSSVTLLAEAPQWYSYDLPSMVAGRAWRGRYRGQNQKWFAFRFEGDESEINIHRPGGGRHKPEFDEWRWEDMRRLPELIIPFKRPVYENVVGVFGHLKAAGA; encoded by the coding sequence ATGAGAGGCGCCAGAGGATTACAGGCCAGAACCGAGCTTCCCTATCGTGCCTGTGTCGGAGTCATGCTTCTCAACCGCCAGGGCCGCGTCTTCATCGGTCGCCGCCGGTCGGACGGGGGCGGAGACCAGGTCTCCGACGGCTATGCCTGGCAAATGCCCCAGGGCGGTATCGACCCTGGCGAGGAGCCCCTTCAGGCTGCTCTGCGCGAACTTTACGAAGAGACGAGCGTGAGCTCCGTGACGCTCCTGGCCGAAGCGCCACAATGGTATTCCTATGACCTGCCCTCCATGGTCGCCGGCCGTGCCTGGCGCGGCCGCTACCGGGGCCAGAACCAGAAGTGGTTCGCTTTCCGCTTCGAAGGCGACGAGAGCGAGATCAATATCCATCGCCCCGGCGGCGGCCGTCACAAGCCGGAATTCGATGAATGGCGCTGGGAGGATATGCGCCGGCTGCCGGAGCTGATCATCCCGTTCAAACGGCCGGTCTACGAGAACGTCGTAGGCGTCTTCGGCCACCTCAAGGCGGCGGGTGCATAG
- a CDS encoding S41 family peptidase has protein sequence MRKVSLLILGAVIGAGGMSVVSQTSLLSSTSAIAASADTYRQLSLFGDVFEKVRTDYVEKPDESKLVESAINGMLTSLDPHSSYMDAKSFRDMQVQTRGEFGGLGIEVTMEDGLVKVVAPIDDTPASRAGILANDVITQINGEQVQGLNLNQAVDKMRGPINSSVTLKIMRKEAKDPIEVKLTRETIKVRPVRARAEGDIGVLRITQFNEQTYEGLRAGIEKLTSEIGADKVAGFVIDLRNNPGGLLDQAIMVSDAFLDRGEIVSTRSRNPEDTQRFTAKGGDLTKGKPLVVLVNGGSASASEIVAGALQDHKRATVIGTRSFGKGSVQTIIPLGGNGAVRLTTARYYTPSGRSIQAKGIDPDKEVLQDIPDELKGKDETKGEAGLRGHLQNGGDKEERGGSSAYIPPDPAKDKQLIAAYDFLHGVQKGAANAATTPN, from the coding sequence ATGCGCAAAGTGTCCCTTTTAATTCTTGGCGCGGTCATTGGCGCCGGCGGCATGTCAGTGGTGTCGCAGACCAGCCTGCTGTCTTCGACGAGTGCGATTGCCGCCTCAGCGGACACCTACCGGCAGCTGAGCCTCTTCGGTGACGTTTTCGAGAAGGTTCGGACGGACTACGTCGAGAAGCCGGACGAGTCGAAGCTGGTCGAGTCGGCCATCAACGGCATGCTGACCTCCCTCGATCCTCATTCGAGCTACATGGATGCCAAGAGCTTCCGCGACATGCAGGTCCAGACCCGCGGCGAGTTCGGCGGCCTCGGCATCGAGGTCACCATGGAGGACGGCCTCGTGAAGGTCGTGGCTCCCATCGACGATACCCCGGCCTCCCGAGCCGGCATCCTGGCCAATGACGTCATCACGCAGATCAACGGCGAGCAGGTCCAGGGCCTCAACCTGAACCAGGCCGTGGACAAGATGCGCGGCCCGATCAACTCCTCGGTCACGCTCAAGATCATGCGCAAGGAGGCGAAGGACCCCATCGAGGTGAAGCTCACCCGCGAGACCATCAAGGTCCGTCCGGTGCGCGCCCGCGCCGAGGGTGACATCGGTGTCCTGCGCATCACGCAGTTCAACGAGCAGACCTATGAGGGCCTGCGCGCCGGCATCGAGAAGCTGACGAGCGAGATCGGCGCCGACAAGGTCGCGGGCTTCGTCATCGACCTGCGCAACAACCCGGGCGGTCTCCTGGACCAGGCGATCATGGTCTCCGACGCGTTCCTCGACCGGGGCGAGATCGTCTCGACCCGCAGCCGGAACCCCGAGGATACCCAGCGCTTCACGGCCAAGGGCGGGGACCTGACCAAGGGTAAGCCGCTGGTGGTGCTCGTGAACGGCGGCTCCGCCTCCGCGTCCGAGATCGTCGCCGGTGCGCTCCAGGATCACAAGCGCGCGACCGTGATCGGGACCCGCTCCTTCGGCAAGGGCTCCGTGCAGACCATCATCCCGCTCGGCGGCAACGGTGCCGTGCGCCTGACGACGGCGCGCTACTACACGCCGTCCGGCCGCTCGATCCAGGCCAAGGGCATCGATCCGGACAAGGAGGTCCTGCAGGACATCCCGGACGAGCTCAAGGGCAAGGACGAGACCAAGGGTGAGGCGGGCCTGCGCGGTCACCTGCAGAACGGTGGCGACAAGGAAGAGCGCGGCGGCTCCTCGGCCTATATCCCGCCGGATCCGGCGAAGGACAAGCAGCTCATTGCGGCCTACGATTTCCTTCATGGCGTGCAGAAGGGCGCCGCGAATGCGGCCACGACTCCGAACTGA
- a CDS encoding murein hydrolase activator EnvC, whose translation MAPIRFSISRKALGLAACSTFLNLGAAQAQQATTPAPPAVSPETVEQKAQREKDLKVLEDAMAASAEARRKLEAEVAEIGADRAKLNAALIDTAGRVRTTEERIRELEQRLQTLTASEAAIRRSLEGRRGVIVEVFAALQRMGRRPPPAVLVRPEDMLEAVRASILLGAVLPELRNEAEALATDLAELVRLKGAITADRATLGTELKALNGEQERLTALIDARQKRIADAERSMGAEKEKAANLARQAGTLKELIDRMEKEITGAQKAAEEARKAAEAQEKEARARFAQAAFQDPARLAPKIPFSEAKGLLPRPVGGDVVQGFGASDGYGGTTRGISITTRPKAAIVSPADGWVAFAGPFRSYGRLLIINAGGGYYLLLAGMDQINVDVGQFVLAGEPVATMGDTSLLSLAGGAIEKNNPILYVEFRKDGNSIDPGPWWAKSQGEKVRG comes from the coding sequence ATGGCCCCTATTCGGTTTTCCATTTCCCGCAAGGCCCTTGGCCTTGCCGCATGTTCGACATTCCTCAACCTGGGGGCCGCGCAGGCCCAGCAGGCGACGACGCCTGCCCCTCCGGCAGTGTCGCCCGAGACCGTGGAGCAGAAGGCCCAGCGGGAAAAGGACCTGAAGGTCCTGGAAGACGCGATGGCGGCCAGCGCCGAGGCTCGCCGGAAGCTGGAGGCCGAGGTTGCCGAAATTGGGGCCGACCGGGCGAAGCTCAACGCGGCCCTGATCGACACGGCAGGCCGGGTCCGTACGACCGAAGAGCGAATTCGCGAGCTGGAGCAGCGGCTGCAGACGCTCACGGCGAGCGAAGCGGCCATCCGGCGCTCCCTGGAGGGGCGCAGGGGCGTGATCGTCGAGGTCTTCGCCGCACTCCAACGCATGGGCCGGCGCCCGCCTCCGGCGGTGCTCGTGCGCCCAGAGGACATGCTGGAGGCGGTCCGCGCCTCCATCCTGCTCGGGGCGGTGCTGCCGGAATTGCGGAACGAGGCCGAAGCGCTGGCGACGGATCTTGCCGAGCTGGTACGTCTCAAGGGCGCGATCACGGCGGACCGCGCGACCCTCGGCACGGAGCTCAAGGCCCTGAACGGGGAGCAGGAGCGCCTCACGGCCCTGATCGATGCCCGCCAGAAGCGCATTGCCGACGCGGAGCGCAGCATGGGGGCCGAGAAGGAAAAGGCCGCCAACCTTGCCCGTCAGGCCGGTACTCTCAAAGAGTTGATCGACCGGATGGAGAAGGAGATCACCGGGGCCCAGAAGGCCGCCGAGGAGGCGCGCAAGGCGGCCGAGGCCCAGGAGAAGGAGGCCCGCGCCCGTTTCGCCCAGGCGGCCTTCCAGGATCCCGCGCGATTGGCCCCGAAAATACCGTTTTCAGAGGCGAAAGGCCTGCTGCCGCGCCCGGTCGGCGGAGATGTCGTCCAGGGGTTCGGAGCCTCGGACGGCTACGGCGGAACGACGCGCGGCATTTCGATCACCACCCGCCCCAAGGCGGCCATCGTGTCGCCGGCAGACGGGTGGGTTGCCTTTGCGGGTCCGTTTCGGTCTTATGGGCGACTCTTGATCATCAATGCGGGCGGGGGGTATTATCTACTCCTGGCCGGAATGGACCAGATTAACGTCGATGTCGGGCAGTTCGTGCTCGCTGGAGAACCGGTTGCCACGATGGGAGATACGTCTCTCCTTTCTCTGGCCGGCGGTGCCATAGAAAAGAACAATCCGATTCTCTATGTAGAGTTCAGGAAAGACGGCAACTCGATCGACCCCGGTCCATGGTGGGCGAAATCGCAAGGCGAGAAGGTTCGCGGATAA
- the rlmH gene encoding 23S rRNA (pseudouridine(1915)-N(3))-methyltransferase RlmH: protein MRLSVLAVGRLKNGPERELVERYRQRVDAMGRSLGMAGLDMVELPESRARREEDRRAEEAAALLDKAGAAFIIAFDERGKSPSSESFADRIRQWRDEGCAGIACIIGGPDGLDPSILKKAKAVVSFGALTMPHQIVRALVAEQLYRALTIMAGHPYHRAGHDDS, encoded by the coding sequence TTGCGACTGAGCGTTCTGGCCGTGGGCCGTCTCAAGAACGGCCCTGAGCGGGAGCTGGTCGAACGCTACAGGCAGCGGGTCGATGCCATGGGCCGCAGCCTCGGCATGGCCGGTCTTGACATGGTCGAGCTGCCGGAAAGCCGGGCGCGCCGCGAAGAGGACCGCCGGGCCGAGGAGGCTGCCGCGCTCCTGGACAAGGCCGGGGCGGCTTTCATCATCGCCTTCGACGAGCGCGGGAAAAGCCCGTCGAGCGAGAGCTTCGCGGACCGCATTCGGCAGTGGCGGGACGAGGGCTGTGCCGGAATCGCCTGCATCATCGGCGGGCCGGACGGGCTCGATCCCTCGATTCTCAAGAAAGCCAAGGCGGTGGTGTCCTTCGGGGCGCTGACCATGCCGCACCAGATCGTGCGGGCACTTGTGGCCGAACAACTTTATAGGGCCCTGACAATCATGGCCGGACACCCTTATCATCGGGCCGGTCACGACGATTCCTGA
- the rsfS gene encoding ribosome silencing factor, producing the protein MRAVALASLEDMKAENTVEIDLAGKTSLADTMIITSGRSHRHVGAIADRLVKDLKDKGFGNARVEGLPACDWVLIDAGDILVHIFRPEVRGFYNLEKMWGADRPQDRAS; encoded by the coding sequence ATCCGGGCCGTTGCCCTGGCCAGCCTCGAGGATATGAAGGCCGAGAACACGGTCGAAATCGACCTCGCAGGCAAAACCTCGCTTGCAGACACCATGATCATCACGTCGGGCCGTTCCCACCGTCACGTGGGCGCGATCGCGGATCGTCTGGTCAAGGATCTCAAGGACAAGGGCTTCGGGAATGCACGCGTCGAGGGCCTGCCAGCCTGCGACTGGGTGCTGATCGATGCCGGCGATATCCTGGTTCACATTTTCCGTCCCGAGGTTCGTGGATTCTACAACCTCGAGAAGATGTGGGGCGCCGACCGGCCGCAGGACCGGGCGAGCTGA
- a CDS encoding nicotinate-nucleotide adenylyltransferase produces the protein MRIGLYGGSFNPAHAGHRLVSLLALKRLGLDRIWWIVTPGNPLKDPGELASTAERAREARRVAAHPRIDVTVFEEAIGARYTVDTLAYLKRRHPAVRFVWIMGADNLAGFHRWRGWRRIAAMMPIAVIDRPGWTLKAMTSRAAISLSEARIPEGEAASLMDLPPPAWVFLHGPRSFLSSTDLRRLRRTSPVGGR, from the coding sequence ATGCGGATCGGCCTCTATGGCGGGTCGTTCAACCCGGCCCATGCGGGCCATCGCCTGGTGAGCCTGCTCGCCCTCAAACGGCTGGGACTTGACCGGATCTGGTGGATCGTCACGCCGGGCAATCCGCTGAAGGATCCGGGAGAGCTCGCCTCCACGGCCGAGCGCGCGCGGGAGGCAAGGCGGGTCGCGGCCCACCCGCGGATCGACGTCACGGTCTTCGAGGAGGCCATCGGAGCACGTTATACGGTCGATACTTTGGCGTACCTCAAGCGGCGACACCCGGCTGTCCGTTTCGTCTGGATCATGGGAGCCGACAATCTGGCGGGGTTCCACCGTTGGCGGGGGTGGCGACGGATCGCCGCGATGATGCCGATAGCCGTCATCGACCGTCCCGGCTGGACTCTGAAGGCCATGACGTCCCGGGCGGCCATCTCCCTGTCGGAAGCCCGCATTCCCGAGGGGGAGGCGGCGTCCCTGATGGACCTTCCGCCCCCGGCCTGGGTCTTCCTGCACGGCCCCCGATCCTTCCTTTCCTCCACGGACCTTCGCCGTTTGAGACGAACTTCTCCTGTAGGTGGACGTTGA
- a CDS encoding glutamate-5-semialdehyde dehydrogenase: MDTLKPVEGGDIVELMADLSRRARKAARRLATATTAEKEAALHAMAARIRARAGDILAANREDVAQAHAKGQTAAFLDRLTLDPKRIEDIASAVDSIASLPDPVGRVLTTFERPNGLLIERVATPLGVVGVIFESRPNVTADAGALCLKAGNAAILRTGSDSFQTSLAIAQAMGEGLAEAGLPADAVRLVPTKDRAAVGAMLAGLDGNVDVIVPRGGKSLVARVQEEARVPVFAHLEGICHVFVHAAADLAMAERIVLNAKMRRTGICGAAETLLVDRACAGTHLKPLVTVLLDAGCAVRGDAATQAVDGRVALATEEDWRTEYLDAVISVRVVDGLEAAIDHIETYGSHHTDSIVTEDTAAAERFLAEVDSAIVLHNASTQFADGGEFGFGAEIGIATGRMHARGPVGVEQLTSFKYRIRGAGQTRP, translated from the coding sequence ATGGATACGCTCAAGCCGGTCGAAGGCGGGGATATCGTGGAGCTCATGGCGGATCTGAGTCGCCGGGCGCGAAAGGCGGCGCGGCGGCTCGCCACCGCCACCACCGCCGAGAAGGAAGCTGCCCTGCACGCCATGGCGGCGCGGATCCGCGCCCGGGCGGGGGACATCCTGGCCGCCAACCGGGAGGATGTCGCGCAGGCCCATGCCAAGGGGCAGACGGCTGCCTTCCTGGACCGCCTGACTCTTGATCCGAAACGGATCGAGGACATTGCGTCCGCCGTCGACAGCATTGCCAGCCTCCCGGACCCGGTAGGACGGGTCCTGACCACCTTCGAGCGCCCGAACGGGCTGCTGATCGAGCGCGTCGCGACACCTCTCGGGGTCGTTGGCGTAATCTTCGAGAGCCGGCCGAACGTGACGGCCGATGCCGGGGCTCTGTGCCTCAAGGCCGGGAATGCCGCCATTTTGCGGACAGGCTCCGATAGCTTCCAGACATCGCTCGCCATCGCGCAGGCCATGGGCGAGGGCTTGGCCGAGGCAGGCCTTCCGGCCGATGCCGTCCGCCTGGTTCCGACCAAGGACCGGGCTGCCGTAGGGGCCATGCTGGCTGGGCTCGACGGCAATGTGGACGTGATCGTGCCCCGCGGCGGCAAAAGCCTCGTGGCCCGGGTCCAGGAAGAGGCGCGCGTGCCGGTCTTCGCCCATCTCGAGGGCATCTGCCACGTCTTCGTCCATGCTGCGGCCGATCTGGCGATGGCCGAACGGATCGTCCTGAATGCCAAGATGCGGCGCACCGGGATCTGCGGCGCTGCCGAGACGCTCCTTGTCGACCGGGCCTGCGCCGGGACGCACCTGAAGCCCCTCGTGACCGTGCTGCTCGATGCGGGCTGCGCTGTCCGCGGCGATGCGGCCACCCAGGCCGTTGACGGACGGGTCGCCCTGGCGACCGAGGAGGATTGGCGTACGGAGTATCTCGACGCGGTCATCTCGGTTCGGGTGGTCGACGGGCTGGAGGCAGCCATCGACCACATCGAGACCTATGGATCCCATCACACGGATTCCATCGTGACCGAGGACACCGCGGCAGCGGAGCGGTTTCTGGCGGAGGTCGATTCCGCCATCGTTCTGCACAACGCCTCCACCCAGTTCGCCGATGGCGGTGAATTCGGCTTCGGGGCCGAGATCGGCATCGCCACAGGGCGCATGCATGCCCGCGGCCCGGTCGGGGTCGAGCAGCTGACCTCCTTCAAGTACCGCATCCGCGGCGCAGGTCAGACGCGCCCGTGA
- the proB gene encoding glutamate 5-kinase — translation MSPDLRQFRRVVLKVGSALLVDRARGRLNHAWLAALAEDIADLHAQGADVLVVSSGAIAMGRTVLDLPPGPLKLEESQAAAAVGQIALARTWAEVLAHHGITAGQILVTLSDTEQRRRYLNARATTLKLLEMRAVPVVNENDTVATSEIRYGDNDRLAARVATMIGADLLVLFSDIDGLYTAPPAVDPGAEHIPVVERITPAIEAMAGGAASELSRGGMRTKIEAGKIAAAGGTHMIIADGRVKNPLRRVAEGGRCTWFLTPSNPATARKTWIAGAIEPRGTLYVDEGAARALQGGASLLPVGVRRIEGVFARGDAVTIRDEGRVLGRGLVAYDAEEASRIIGRPSREIEAILGHPGRTEMVHRDDMALSMEAEQGELRPARARARG, via the coding sequence ATGAGCCCCGACCTGCGCCAGTTTCGCCGGGTCGTCCTGAAGGTCGGTTCCGCGCTCCTGGTCGACCGGGCGCGGGGGCGTCTCAACCATGCCTGGCTCGCGGCCCTTGCGGAGGATATCGCCGATCTCCATGCGCAGGGCGCGGACGTGCTGGTCGTGTCCTCGGGCGCTATCGCCATGGGCCGCACGGTGCTCGACCTGCCGCCTGGCCCCCTGAAGCTCGAGGAGAGCCAGGCCGCAGCCGCCGTGGGGCAGATCGCTCTGGCGCGGACCTGGGCCGAGGTGCTGGCCCATCACGGGATCACGGCCGGCCAGATCCTCGTCACCCTGTCCGATACGGAGCAGCGCCGCCGCTATCTCAATGCCAGGGCCACCACCCTGAAGCTCCTGGAGATGCGAGCCGTCCCGGTGGTCAACGAGAACGACACGGTGGCGACAAGCGAGATCCGCTACGGAGACAACGACCGCCTGGCCGCCCGCGTCGCCACCATGATCGGCGCCGACCTGCTGGTGCTGTTCTCGGACATCGACGGGCTCTACACGGCCCCGCCGGCCGTGGATCCCGGCGCGGAGCACATTCCGGTCGTCGAGCGCATCACGCCGGCCATCGAGGCCATGGCGGGCGGTGCGGCCTCCGAGCTTTCCCGGGGTGGCATGCGCACCAAGATCGAAGCCGGCAAGATCGCGGCAGCCGGCGGGACCCATATGATCATCGCCGACGGGCGGGTGAAGAACCCCCTCAGGCGGGTCGCCGAGGGCGGCCGCTGCACCTGGTTCCTGACCCCCTCCAACCCCGCCACGGCGCGCAAGACCTGGATTGCCGGGGCCATCGAGCCGCGGGGCACCCTATACGTGGACGAGGGCGCTGCACGCGCGCTCCAAGGCGGCGCGAGCCTCCTGCCGGTAGGCGTGCGCCGGATCGAGGGCGTGTTCGCGCGAGGCGATGCGGTGACGATTCGCGACGAGGGCAGGGTCCTCGGGCGTGGCCTCGTGGCCTACGATGCCGAGGAGGCCTCCCGTATCATCGGCCGCCCGAGCCGCGAGATCGAGGCGATCCTCGGCCATCCCGGCCGGACCGAGATGGTCCACCGGGACGACATGGCGCTCAGCATGGAGGCCGAGCAAGGCGAGCTCCGGCCGGCGAGAGCCCGTGCGAGGGGATAG